The Candidatus Nealsonbacteria bacterium genome includes the window GTATTAAGAGATAGAAAGGCATTGGCAGAAGACGGTATGTTTGTTATCATAGCTGTAGTTGATAAACAGCTTGGAAAAATAAAGGGATCACCCGATATTATCTCAAGAGGTTTTGTTTATCTAAAAGAGTCAAAAGACCTTCTTTATCAAACTAGAAAAAAAACCATTCAAATTATAAACAAATTTGCCGGAACAGGCGGGTCAGTTAATTGGTCCTATGCCAAAGACGAGCTTAGGAATCAGATAGGTCAATTCCTTTATGATAAGACAGAGAGAAGACCAATCATTCTTCCTGTCATAATTGAAGTATAAAAAAATGAGAATATTTAGCGGAATCAGACCAACCGGAGAACTACACCTTGGTAATTATATAGGTGCTATTAGGCAGTGGATTAGCCTTCAGGAAAATAATGAATGTATTTTCTGTATTGTTGATCTTCATGCAATAACCACTCCTTATAATCGCGAAAAGCTTCAAGAAATAATTCTTAACCAAGCTATTGCCTATCTTTCTCTTGGCTTAGATCCTCAGAAGTGTGCCTTAGTTGTTCAATCTCATATTAAAGAACATACAGAGCTTACTTGGATATTAGGAACGATTACTCCCCTAGGAGAACTTCAACGAATGACTCAGTTCAAAGAAAAGTCAAAAAAACACAAAGAGTATATTAATGCTGGGCTTCTTAACTACCCAATTTTAATGAGTGCAGATATTCTCTTGTATCAATCAGAGGTTGTCCCTGTCGGAGAAGATCAAAAGCAACATGTTGAGTTGGCCAGAACTATTGCTAAGAAATTTAATAGTCATTTTGGGGAAACATTTAAAATACCTGAAGCAAAACTTGCAAAAAATGGAGCAAAGATCATGTCTCTCCAAGACCCGAGAAAAAAGATGTCAAAGACTGGCTCAGCTCAGGGATGCATAGAATTGTTTGAAGACCCGGAATCAATCAGAAAGAAAATAATGAGTGCCGTAACTGATACTGAAAAAACTGTAAAATATAATCAAACTAAAAAGCCAGGCATTTCAAATCTTTTAACTATATACAGTTCTTTTAAGAGTTGCACGATCAAAGAGGCCGAAAAAGAATTTGAGAATAAGAATTATGCTGAATTTAAAACCAAGGTGGCTAATCTTGTGGTGGAATATCTAGAACCATTTCGGAGAAAAAAGAAAGAGCTTGAATCAAGAGAAATATATGTTTGGGAAATACTAAATCAGGGAGCAAGAAGAGCAGAAACAATTGCCCAAACAACAATGATTGATGTTAAAAAAAAGACAGGACTTACAAAATAGATCCCCTTACTGGGGATCTTCTTCTTTAAGTATCTGCATAATTTCTTCTTTTTTTTGATCAACTATTTCTTGAGTCTTCCCTTCAACATTAACTCTCATAAGGGGCTCTGTATTAGAAGCCCTTATGCTAGCTCGCCAAGAATCAAATTCAATACATAATCCGTCTATTTCAGAAAACTCTCCATCACTATACTTTTCCTTAAGTTCTTTAAATACTCTTTCTTTATCATCAACTTTAGTATTTATTTCTCCTGAAATAAAATATTTAGAAAAAAGAGGTTTCAATAGTTCTTCAAAGCTTTGTCCCGATGATATGATTTCCAGGATCATCAAAAGAGGAATGATACCACTGTCTGCATACCAAAAATCTCTGAAATAAGTATGCCCGCTAGATTCTCCGGAAAAAATAGCGTCTTCTTCTTTCATTCTTGCTTTAATGAAAGAATGACCAACCCTTTCCATAATTGCCTCTCCACCAGCCTCTTTGGCAGCATCCACTAATGCCCATATATATCTTGGGTCATAAATTATCTTACCTCCTCCATTTTTCTCAAGAATCTGCTTTATTAGAATAGCATTGGTATAATAAGGTTCAATAAACTTTCCACTGCCTGTGCAGAAAAATACTCTATCAGCATCAGCATCCCAGGCAACACCTATATCAACATTTGATTTCTTAATGAATTCAACAAACTCTGACCTGTTTTCTATTCTAAAAGGATCTGGTGAGCCCTTGGGAAAACTTCCATCGGGAATATGATCCATACCTACAAGATCAAATTGAAATCTTCCAATATCTCGAACTCTTTCTAGAACAACCCCTTCGAAACCAAAGCTTGGATTATACCCAATTCTAAAAGGCTTTATTTTTTCTTTATCAATAAAATTAACTACAAATCTGGCAAAATCATCCAGAACGTCTTTGTTTTCCAAGCTCCCTCTTTCTTTTTTGATAGACTCTTTGTCTTCAATGATTAAGTCTCTCATTTCAAACATTCCCGTTTCCGAAGAAATAGGGAAAGCCTTGGCCCGAGTCATCTTAAATCCATTATATTCTGCTGTATTGTGTGATGCTGTTACCTGAATACCTCCCTGAAGGCCGTAGTTTCCAACAGCGAAATAAAGCATTTCAGTGGAAATAAGTCCCAAGTCAATCACATCAGCTCCTCCGTCTAATAATCCCTCCACTAGAGCTTCTTTAAGAGCCTTAGAGTGAATTCTAACATCCATTCCAACAGCAATAGGCCCTTTGGGGTCTATCACTCGTAAATAGGCCTGACCTATCTTATAGGCTACTTCTTCATTTATTTGATCAGGATAAACTCCCCTGATATCATATGCTTTAAAAATGTTTTGATTGATATTCATAGAATCATTATATCTTATTAAAAGCCTAAATCCAAGAGCCCTTAGAATTTATTTACCTAAATAGTGTCGAGTAGTATAATGTACTTATAAATAAAAAACTGAGCGTTTTATCTGTGCCAATTTTTTTTACTTGACATTATTTTTAATTAAAATAAAATGTATTTAGAATTAGCAGTCAAGGGTCGCGTCTGCTAAACCTTTAACCACGATAACATATCTAAATATTGATATGAGTCGTAAATAATATGAAAATAAAACCATTACTTGATAATGTATTGATAGAGCCAGCGGAGCAATCCGAACAAAGCAAGGGAGGAATCATTATTCCTAAAACTACTGACAAGGAAAGGCCAGAGCAAGGAATCGTAATAGCTGTTGGCCCGGGGAAAAAAGATCAATCAGGCAACTTCGTCCCAATGAGCCTAAAAGAAGGAGACAAGGTTCTGTTTAATAAATATGGACCAACTGAAATAAAAGTTGATGATAAGGAGTATTTAATAGCCAAGCAAGAAGATGTTTTGGCTGTAATTGAAAAATAATTTTAAAGAAAATATGGCTAAAGATATTTATTATAACGAAGAAGCTCGTAAAAAATTAAAAGCCGGTGTCGATAAATTAGCAAATGCGGTTCGAACTACAATAGGGCCTAAAGGACGTAATGTAATCATTGATAAGGGGTTTGGGTCTCCAATCATAACTAATGATGGGGTTTCAATTGCTAAAGAAATAGAATTAGAAGACAGAATGGAAAATTTAGGAGCAGAAATCATAAAAGATGTTGCTTCAAAGGCTAATGATGCAGCTGGCGATGGAACAACCACTGCTATAATCCTCGCTCAAGCGATTATTTCAGAAGGTCTTAAAAATGTTACAGCTGGGGCCAACCCCTTGGCTTTAAAGAGAGGTATTGAAAAGGCGACTAAAGAAGTCACAGATTATCTTCAGAAAATATCTAAAACGATATCTGATAGGTCTGAAATTGAACAAGTAGCAACTATTTCAGCAGAAGACAGCGAAATGGGATCTTTGATTGCCAAAGTGATAGATGAAGTTGGAAAAGACGGAGTAGTGACAGTTGAAGAATCTCAAACATTCGGATTAAGCAAAGAATTGGTAAAGGGACTTCAGTTTGACCGAGGATACATTTCTCCTTATATGGTTACCAATACAGAGAAAATGGAATCCGAGTTTGAAGATCCATACATTCTTATTACCGATAGGAAAATTACTTCAATAAATGAGATCATCCCGATATTAGAAAAAATCGCCAAAACGGGTAAAAAGGAAATGGTTATAATCGCTGATGAAGTTGAGGGTGATGCCTTAGCGACCTTGGTGGTTAACAAGCTAAGGGGGGTTTTAAATGTTTTAGCAGTGAAAGCTCCGGGATTTGGTGACACTAAAAAAGAAACTCTCCAGGATATTGCTATAGTTTGTGGGGGTCAAGTAATAGCTGAAGACCTTGGAATGAAGTTAGAAGATGCTAAATTAGATATGCTTGGTTCTGCCCGAAAGATAGTTTCTACCAAGGATAATACCACTGTTGTTGAAGGCAAGGGAGAGAAGAAAGCAATTGAAGATAGAGTATCTCAATTAAAAAAGATTTTAGAAAACACAGACTCTGATTTTGAAAAAGAGAAAATACAAGAAAGAATC containing:
- the trpS gene encoding tryptophan--tRNA ligase — protein: MRIFSGIRPTGELHLGNYIGAIRQWISLQENNECIFCIVDLHAITTPYNREKLQEIILNQAIAYLSLGLDPQKCALVVQSHIKEHTELTWILGTITPLGELQRMTQFKEKSKKHKEYINAGLLNYPILMSADILLYQSEVVPVGEDQKQHVELARTIAKKFNSHFGETFKIPEAKLAKNGAKIMSLQDPRKKMSKTGSAQGCIELFEDPESIRKKIMSAVTDTEKTVKYNQTKKPGISNLLTIYSSFKSCTIKEAEKEFENKNYAEFKTKVANLVVEYLEPFRRKKKELESREIYVWEILNQGARRAETIAQTTMIDVKKKTGLTK
- a CDS encoding phosphomannomutase/phosphoglucomutase — encoded protein: MNINQNIFKAYDIRGVYPDQINEEVAYKIGQAYLRVIDPKGPIAVGMDVRIHSKALKEALVEGLLDGGADVIDLGLISTEMLYFAVGNYGLQGGIQVTASHNTAEYNGFKMTRAKAFPISSETGMFEMRDLIIEDKESIKKERGSLENKDVLDDFARFVVNFIDKEKIKPFRIGYNPSFGFEGVVLERVRDIGRFQFDLVGMDHIPDGSFPKGSPDPFRIENRSEFVEFIKKSNVDIGVAWDADADRVFFCTGSGKFIEPYYTNAILIKQILEKNGGGKIIYDPRYIWALVDAAKEAGGEAIMERVGHSFIKARMKEEDAIFSGESSGHTYFRDFWYADSGIIPLLMILEIISSGQSFEELLKPLFSKYFISGEINTKVDDKERVFKELKEKYSDGEFSEIDGLCIEFDSWRASIRASNTEPLMRVNVEGKTQEIVDQKKEEIMQILKEEDPQ
- a CDS encoding co-chaperone GroES, which translates into the protein MKIKPLLDNVLIEPAEQSEQSKGGIIIPKTTDKERPEQGIVIAVGPGKKDQSGNFVPMSLKEGDKVLFNKYGPTEIKVDDKEYLIAKQEDVLAVIEK
- the groL gene encoding chaperonin GroEL (60 kDa chaperone family; promotes refolding of misfolded polypeptides especially under stressful conditions; forms two stacked rings of heptamers to form a barrel-shaped 14mer; ends can be capped by GroES; misfolded proteins enter the barrel where they are refolded when GroES binds) produces the protein MAKDIYYNEEARKKLKAGVDKLANAVRTTIGPKGRNVIIDKGFGSPIITNDGVSIAKEIELEDRMENLGAEIIKDVASKANDAAGDGTTTAIILAQAIISEGLKNVTAGANPLALKRGIEKATKEVTDYLQKISKTISDRSEIEQVATISAEDSEMGSLIAKVIDEVGKDGVVTVEESQTFGLSKELVKGLQFDRGYISPYMVTNTEKMESEFEDPYILITDRKITSINEIIPILEKIAKTGKKEMVIIADEVEGDALATLVVNKLRGVLNVLAVKAPGFGDTKKETLQDIAIVCGGQVIAEDLGMKLEDAKLDMLGSARKIVSTKDNTTVVEGKGEKKAIEDRVSQLKKILENTDSDFEKEKIQERIAKLSGGVAVIKVGAASEVEQKARLHKAEDALAATRAAIEEGVVPGGGVALLRASQNLEGLEAEGDEKTGINILKKALEAPIRQIADNAAVDGPVIVQKVKEGKDAFGFNAQTLVFEDLIKSGIIDPKKVVRVALENASSAAAMFLTTECAIVDRPEEKDSGMGGMPKGMGGY